From a region of the Actinopolymorpha singaporensis genome:
- a CDS encoding MATE family efflux transporter produces MSLIRLRSAHDREILRLAVPAFGALIAEPVYLLADSAIVGHLGTPQLAALGLAGTALQTLVGVFVFLAYATTASVARHLGAGDRRSALAYGIDGLWLALGLGVLLALVGTLAAPAVVSAFGPSPQVHEFAVSYLRVAVLGMPALLLTFAGTGVLRGLQDTRTPLWIAGASYVGNVVLNVLFVYGLHLGIAGSALGTVLAQTAGAVALVVVVVRAARRYDAPLRPDLTGIRASAHAGVPLIVRTLTLRAALLVTAYVATSFGDVPLAAHQVAFTLWNTLAIALDAIAIAGQAIVGRYLGGSDVAGTRAATRRMMEWGVGAGVVFGAVVVLARPAYVPLFSADPAVQALLAQAVLVFACFEPVAGIVFVLDGVLIGAGDGKYLAYAGLVTLVAFLPLALLVYAAHAGLLALWWAFGGFMVARLATLAVRARGDAWLVTGTGAARR; encoded by the coding sequence GTGTCCCTCATCCGGCTCCGGAGCGCCCACGACCGGGAGATCCTGCGCTTGGCGGTGCCGGCGTTCGGCGCGCTGATCGCCGAACCCGTCTACCTGTTGGCCGATTCCGCGATCGTCGGCCACCTGGGAACCCCGCAACTCGCCGCCCTCGGCCTGGCCGGCACGGCCCTGCAGACTCTGGTCGGCGTGTTCGTCTTCCTCGCCTACGCCACCACCGCGTCCGTCGCCCGTCATCTCGGCGCGGGCGACCGCCGGTCGGCGCTGGCGTACGGCATCGACGGGCTGTGGCTGGCGCTCGGGCTCGGGGTCCTGCTCGCGCTGGTCGGCACGCTGGCAGCACCGGCCGTGGTCAGCGCCTTCGGGCCCTCACCGCAGGTGCACGAGTTCGCGGTCAGCTACCTGCGGGTGGCGGTGCTCGGCATGCCAGCGCTGCTTCTGACGTTCGCGGGGACGGGCGTGCTGCGCGGGCTGCAGGACACCCGTACGCCGCTGTGGATAGCGGGCGCGTCCTACGTCGGTAACGTCGTGCTCAACGTCCTCTTCGTGTACGGCCTGCACCTGGGGATCGCCGGCTCGGCGTTGGGAACGGTGCTCGCCCAGACTGCCGGAGCCGTGGCGCTGGTCGTCGTGGTGGTCCGGGCCGCCCGCCGGTACGACGCGCCCCTGCGGCCGGACCTGACCGGCATCCGGGCGAGCGCGCACGCCGGCGTACCGCTGATCGTCCGCACGCTGACGCTGCGGGCCGCGCTGCTGGTCACCGCGTACGTCGCCACGTCGTTCGGTGACGTGCCGCTGGCCGCACACCAGGTGGCGTTCACCCTGTGGAACACCCTCGCCATCGCCCTGGACGCGATCGCGATAGCCGGTCAGGCCATCGTGGGACGTTACCTCGGCGGGTCCGACGTGGCCGGTACGCGGGCGGCGACCCGCCGGATGATGGAGTGGGGCGTCGGCGCGGGCGTGGTGTTCGGCGCGGTGGTGGTGCTGGCGCGACCGGCGTACGTGCCGTTGTTCAGCGCCGACCCGGCCGTCCAGGCACTGCTCGCCCAGGCCGTCCTCGTCTTCGCCTGCTTCGAACCGGTCGCGGGGATCGTATTCGTGCTGGACGGCGTTCTCATCGGCGCGGGGGACGGGAAGTACCTCGCCTACGCGGGGCTGGTGACGCTGGTGGCGTTCCTGCCGCTCGCGCTGCTGGTGTACGCCGCCCACGCGGGCCTGCTCGCGCTGTGGTGGGCGTTCGGGGGGTTCATGGTGGCCCGGCTCGCGACTCTCGCGGTGCGGGCCCGAGGCGACGCCTGGCTGGTGACCGGGACCGGCGCAGCCCGGCGCTGA